The DNA window CCGTACCTACGGCCGCCCCCGTCCTGCCGATCCGTGGCCGGCTCCGGCCGCTCGGGCTGGACCAGGTCCGGATCACGGGTGGATTCTGGGCCGAGCGTCAATCGATCAACGCCGCCGCGACCCTCCCGCACATCGAGCACTGGCTCGAGCGTGCGGGCTGGATCGGCAACTTCGACCTCGCCGTCCAGGGCGACCTGTCGCGCGATCGCCGTGGACGCGAGTTCTCCGACTCGGAGATCTACAAGTTCCTCGAGGCGATGGCCTGGGAGATCGGCCGGACCGGCGATGCCGAGCTGGAGTCGAGGTTTCGCGCCATCGTGCGACGGGTGGCCGCGGCGCAGCAAGCCGACGGTTACGTCAACACCAGGTTCGGTCGCCCAGGGCAGGCGCCCCGGTGGTCCGACCTCGAATGGGGTCATGAGCTCTACTGCGTCGGTCATCTCCTGCAAGCCGCGGTCGCCCGTGCCCGAACGCGTCCGGGCGCGGACGACGGGTTGTTCGAGGTCGCCCGCCGTGCCGCCGACAACGTGTGCGAGACATTCGGACCGGACGGCATCGACGGCCTCTGCGGGCACCCGGAGATCGAGACCGCGCTGGTGGAGTTCGCCCGGGTCACCGGCGATGACCGCTACCTGACCCAGGCCGCTCTCTTCGTCGACCGGCGGGGACACGGGCGGCTCAGCGATGTGGAATTCGGTCGGGAGTACTTCCAGGACGAACGTCCCGTCCGGGAGGCGACGGTCCTGCGGGGGCACGCGGTACGGGCGAACTACCTCGCCGCCGGCGTAGCCGACGTGGCCGTCGAACTGAAGGACGCCAGCCTGCTGGACGCGGTACGCACCCAGTGGAGCAACGGGGTGGCCCGGCGCACGTACGTCACCGGCGGGCAGGGCTCCCGGCACCAGGACGAGGCGTTCGGCGAGGACTGGGTGCTGCCTCCCGACCGTGCCTACTCCGAGACCTGCGCCGGCGTCGGTTCGGTGATGCTCGCGTGGCGGCTGCTGCTCGCCGACGGCGACCCCCGGTACGCCGACCTCATCGAGCGGACGCTGTTCAACGTGGTGTCGACCTCGCCGTCGGCCGACGGGCGGAGCTTCTTCTACACCAACACCCTGCACCGCCGCGAGCTCGGCACCCTGCCCGACGCCGACCGGCCCAGCCTGCGCGCGGCGGCCTCGCTGCGGGCGCCCTGGTTCGAGGTCTCCTGCTGCCCGACCAACGTCGCCCGTACCCTGGCCAGCCTGTCGGCCTACGTCGCGACGTCCGATGACGAGGGTCTCCAGCTTCACCAGTACCTGCCCGGCACCGTCGAGCACCGCCTGCCCGACGGGCGTGACCTGTGCGTGAGCATCGCGACCGACTACCCCCACGGTGAGCAGGTCCGGGTGCGGATCGAGAGCGACGACGACCGCCCCTGGTCGCTGTCGTTGCGGGTGCCCGGTTG is part of the Micromonospora cremea genome and encodes:
- a CDS encoding glycoside hydrolase family 127 protein, with translation MSGTVPTAAPVLPIRGRLRPLGLDQVRITGGFWAERQSINAAATLPHIEHWLERAGWIGNFDLAVQGDLSRDRRGREFSDSEIYKFLEAMAWEIGRTGDAELESRFRAIVRRVAAAQQADGYVNTRFGRPGQAPRWSDLEWGHELYCVGHLLQAAVARARTRPGADDGLFEVARRAADNVCETFGPDGIDGLCGHPEIETALVEFARVTGDDRYLTQAALFVDRRGHGRLSDVEFGREYFQDERPVREATVLRGHAVRANYLAAGVADVAVELKDASLLDAVRTQWSNGVARRTYVTGGQGSRHQDEAFGEDWVLPPDRAYSETCAGVGSVMLAWRLLLADGDPRYADLIERTLFNVVSTSPSADGRSFFYTNTLHRRELGTLPDADRPSLRAAASLRAPWFEVSCCPTNVARTLASLSAYVATSDDEGLQLHQYLPGTVEHRLPDGRDLCVSIATDYPHGEQVRVRIESDDDRPWSLSLRVPGWAAQGATLTVDGDTRPVGPGFATESRTWRRGDEIVLSLPMTPRFTYPDARIDTVRGCVAVEHGPLVLALESVDVPGVETVDELRVDTSQPPRLVHGRVTVRCRRVHSRDHDWPYRADAVESAPVVGEDLDEVALVEYHDWANRGPSTMRVWLPTAR